The Serpentinimonas maccroryi genome has a segment encoding these proteins:
- the scpB gene encoding SMC-Scp complex subunit ScpB encodes MNPADLPPYLEAVLLCAPEPVSEPELCAAFEGEVAPQALQAALHDLQQHWAPRGLELVQVAAGWCFRSRAQVRPYLERLRPEKPPKYSRAVLETLAIVAYRQPVTRGEMEDLRGVSIHSGILKQLEARGWIEVVGQRPSAGRPALYATTRQFLCDFALPSLADLPSVPAAGEPLLPQPAAAALHLTSQPQ; translated from the coding sequence ATGAACCCCGCCGACCTGCCGCCGTATCTGGAAGCCGTGCTGTTGTGCGCCCCAGAGCCGGTTTCGGAGCCCGAGCTCTGTGCCGCCTTTGAGGGCGAGGTGGCGCCGCAAGCGCTGCAGGCGGCTTTGCATGATTTGCAGCAGCACTGGGCGCCGCGTGGCCTCGAGCTGGTTCAGGTGGCGGCTGGTTGGTGTTTTCGCAGCCGCGCGCAGGTGCGGCCCTACCTTGAGCGCCTGCGCCCGGAAAAGCCGCCCAAATACAGCCGCGCCGTGCTCGAAACCTTGGCGATCGTGGCCTACCGGCAACCGGTGACGCGCGGCGAAATGGAAGACCTGCGCGGCGTGAGCATCCACAGCGGGATTTTGAAGCAGCTCGAAGCGCGCGGCTGGATCGAGGTGGTGGGGCAACGCCCCAGCGCCGGCCGGCCGGCCTTGTACGCCACCACGCGCCAGTTTTTGTGCGATTTCGCGCTGCCCTCGTTGGCCGACCTGCCCTCTGTGCCAGCGGCCGGTGAGCCGCTGCTGCCGCAGCCCGCTGCCGCGGCCCTACATTTAACATCGCAACCCCAATGA
- a CDS encoding outer membrane protein assembly factor BamD, producing MFSSRLSAFAPARFRAGRSLAALAVAVTLLSACASGPTADPTADWSPNRLHAEAMAERDRGNFERAITLFERLEGRAAGTILAQQAQLEKAFAHYRAGEQAQAIATLDRFMRLHPASPALDYALYLKGLVNFQDNLGFLGALASVDLSERDQRAARQSFEAFRELVDRFPESRYTPDAQLRLAHIVNSLAQAEVNVARFYLSRGAYVAAINRAQVALTDFQGVPAAEEALFIKYRAYQALGMNDLAADARRVLTLNFPQSAFLGLGQAPERAASWWRFW from the coding sequence ATGTTTTCGAGCCGATTATCCGCTTTCGCTCCGGCGCGCTTCCGTGCAGGCCGATCCCTGGCGGCGCTGGCCGTTGCGGTTACCCTGCTGAGCGCGTGCGCCAGCGGCCCCACCGCCGACCCGACCGCCGACTGGAGCCCCAACCGCCTGCACGCCGAGGCCATGGCCGAGCGCGACCGCGGCAACTTCGAGCGCGCGATCACGCTGTTTGAGCGGCTCGAAGGCCGCGCCGCCGGCACCATTTTGGCGCAACAGGCCCAGCTCGAGAAAGCCTTCGCCCACTACCGCGCCGGCGAGCAGGCGCAAGCCATCGCCACCCTAGACCGCTTCATGCGCCTGCACCCGGCCAGCCCAGCGCTGGACTACGCGCTCTACCTCAAAGGGCTGGTCAACTTCCAAGACAACCTCGGCTTTCTGGGTGCGTTGGCCAGCGTGGATCTGTCGGAACGCGACCAGCGCGCCGCGCGCCAATCGTTCGAGGCCTTTCGCGAACTGGTCGATCGCTTCCCCGAGTCGCGCTACACCCCCGATGCCCAGCTGCGCTTGGCGCACATCGTCAACTCGTTGGCTCAGGCAGAAGTCAACGTGGCCCGCTTCTACCTGAGCCGCGGCGCTTACGTGGCCGCCATCAACCGCGCCCAAGTGGCATTAACCGACTTCCAAGGCGTGCCCGCCGCCGAAGAAGCGCTGTTCATCAAATACCGCGCCTACCAAGCCTTGGGCATGAACGACCTGGCCGCCGACGCGCGCCGCGTGCTCACACTCAACTTCCCCCAGAGCGCCTTCTTGGGCCTAGGCCAGGCACCAGAGCGCGCGGCGTCTTGGTGGCGGTTTTGGTGA
- a CDS encoding pseudouridine synthase — protein MSPPPKRKAPSARPAGPKAPPASSQRPGTATAAAPRPARLGPPRAVVRPREAQVAAPAIAVHAPVPGVDGQGIDAPGLDAANASATDAGAALADAVGFEAVVSGAFDADLSLPPEPEQPAPPSKRVLEPEAEAPKLHKVLAQAGLGSRLEMERLIAQGQISVNGEPAHVGQRIQIGDAIRVNGRLIKVRIAPLPPRVLAYHKPAGEVVTHDDPQNRPTVFRRLPRLYSGKWQSVGRLDINTEGLLLLTNSGELAHLLMHPSFGLQREYAVRVLGALSLEEKQKLLDGVLLDDGPAQFQTLEDGGGDGANCWYRVTIAEGRNREVRRMFESLGHAVSRLIRIRYGAVTLPRGLRRGAWMELDARDVARLTEATGMDRTLESRARQFQPPAPPKRQPSRGRSQGPRPSAPKLVDGAPMPLNTGRTGRTGRNTDRNSDRSSDRSSARGGPSPGASPRSNPGAGSGPKRGAPRGPKSGPAR, from the coding sequence ATGAGCCCACCACCCAAACGCAAAGCCCCATCCGCCCGCCCAGCAGGCCCCAAGGCACCGCCAGCATCGTCGCAGCGCCCGGGCACGGCAACGGCCGCCGCCCCCCGGCCGGCACGCTTGGGGCCGCCCCGCGCGGTGGTGCGCCCGCGCGAGGCCCAAGTGGCCGCGCCAGCGATCGCCGTACACGCGCCCGTGCCGGGTGTCGATGGGCAAGGCATCGATGCGCCGGGCCTAGACGCAGCAAACGCAAGTGCAACAGATGCAGGTGCAGCGCTGGCAGACGCCGTGGGTTTCGAGGCCGTGGTGTCGGGCGCTTTCGATGCCGATTTGTCTTTGCCGCCTGAGCCCGAGCAGCCCGCACCGCCGTCCAAGCGGGTGCTCGAGCCCGAGGCCGAAGCACCCAAGCTGCACAAGGTGCTGGCGCAGGCCGGGCTGGGTTCGCGGCTCGAGATGGAGCGCCTGATCGCCCAAGGCCAGATCTCGGTCAACGGCGAGCCGGCCCACGTTGGGCAGCGCATCCAGATCGGCGACGCCATCCGCGTCAACGGTCGCCTGATCAAGGTGCGCATCGCGCCGCTGCCGCCGCGCGTGCTGGCCTACCACAAACCGGCCGGTGAGGTGGTGACGCACGACGACCCGCAAAACCGCCCCACCGTGTTTCGCCGCCTGCCCCGACTCTACAGCGGCAAGTGGCAGTCGGTCGGGCGGCTCGACATCAACACCGAGGGCCTGCTGCTGCTGACCAACTCGGGCGAGCTGGCGCACCTGCTGATGCACCCCAGCTTTGGCTTGCAGCGCGAATACGCGGTGCGCGTGCTGGGCGCGTTGAGCCTCGAGGAAAAACAAAAGCTGCTCGACGGCGTGCTGCTCGATGACGGTCCGGCGCAGTTCCAGACGCTCGAAGACGGTGGCGGCGACGGGGCCAACTGCTGGTACCGGGTGACGATAGCCGAAGGCCGCAACCGCGAAGTGCGGCGCATGTTCGAGTCGCTCGGGCACGCGGTGAGCCGCCTGATCCGCATCCGCTACGGTGCCGTGACCCTGCCGCGCGGCCTGCGCCGGGGTGCTTGGATGGAGCTCGACGCGCGCGACGTGGCGCGCCTGACCGAGGCCACGGGCATGGACCGCACGCTGGAGTCGCGCGCACGCCAGTTTCAACCGCCCGCGCCGCCCAAGCGCCAGCCCTCGCGGGGCCGCAGTCAAGGGCCGCGCCCGAGTGCGCCCAAATTGGTCGATGGCGCGCCCATGCCGCTCAACACCGGCCGCACCGGGCGCACGGGGCGCAACACCGACCGCAACAGCGACCGCAGCAGCGACCGCAGCAGCGCGCGCGGTGGCCCCAGCCCCGGTGCCAGCCCAAGATCCAACCCCGGTGCCGGTTCCGGCCCCAAACGCGGTGCCCCGCGCGGCCCCAAATCCGGCCCAGCACGCTGA
- a CDS encoding FGGY-family carbohydrate kinase, with the protein MEHLLAIDNGTQSVRTLLFDLQGRLIAKAQEPLKAGFSAQPGWAEYPVEDYWRALCSACQRLWLHSPVPKDSIKGVAVTTQRGTVINLDRHGQPLRAAMVWLDQRRTEQVPSLSWWWRAGFGLLGVNDTIDYFLGQAEANWIAAHEPEVWQRTHKYLLLSGYLNYRLCGDFVDSSGSQVGYLPFDYKRQRWAGALDWKWQALAPIRQRMLPKLLPPGAVLGTISAAAAHDTGIPAGLPLLAAAADKACEVLGAGCLEPHIGCLSYGTTATINTTSERYVEVTSFIPPYPAALPGYYSTEVQIYRGYWMVNWFKEEFGLSEQLRAAEQGVLPEDLFDQLVDAVPPGSMGLLLQPYWSPGLKHPGPEAKGAVIGFSDVHNRAHFYRAILEGLAYALRQGKERIEQRSGVPITALRVSGGGSQSDAAMQLTADVFGLQTARPHVYETSGLGAAIDAAVGLGLHRDFPTAVASMTRLGRSFEPNAQNRQIYDELYASVYCQMYERLLPLYREIQRITKPKP; encoded by the coding sequence TTGGAACACCTGCTCGCCATCGACAACGGCACGCAAAGCGTGCGCACCCTGCTCTTTGATCTGCAGGGCCGCCTGATTGCCAAGGCCCAAGAACCCTTGAAGGCCGGGTTTTCGGCGCAGCCGGGCTGGGCCGAGTATCCGGTGGAAGATTACTGGCGCGCGCTGTGCAGCGCCTGCCAGCGGCTGTGGCTGCACAGCCCGGTGCCCAAAGACTCGATCAAGGGGGTGGCGGTCACCACCCAGCGCGGCACCGTCATCAACCTCGATCGGCATGGACAGCCGCTGCGCGCCGCCATGGTCTGGCTGGACCAGCGCCGCACCGAGCAAGTGCCCAGCCTGAGCTGGTGGTGGCGGGCCGGCTTTGGCTTGCTGGGGGTCAACGACACCATCGATTATTTTCTGGGCCAAGCCGAGGCCAACTGGATCGCCGCCCACGAGCCCGAGGTCTGGCAGCGCACGCACAAGTATCTGCTGCTCTCGGGCTACCTGAACTACCGCTTGTGTGGCGATTTTGTCGATTCCAGCGGCTCGCAGGTTGGCTATCTGCCCTTTGACTACAAGCGCCAGCGCTGGGCCGGGGCGCTGGACTGGAAGTGGCAGGCGCTGGCCCCGATCCGCCAGCGCATGCTGCCCAAGCTGTTGCCGCCGGGCGCAGTACTGGGCACGATCAGCGCCGCCGCCGCACACGACACCGGCATCCCGGCCGGCTTGCCGCTGCTGGCCGCCGCAGCCGACAAGGCCTGCGAGGTGCTCGGCGCCGGCTGCCTGGAGCCGCACATCGGCTGCCTGTCGTATGGCACCACCGCCACCATCAACACCACCAGCGAGCGCTACGTCGAGGTCACCTCATTCATCCCCCCGTACCCGGCCGCCTTGCCCGGCTACTACAGCACCGAGGTGCAGATCTACCGCGGCTACTGGATGGTGAACTGGTTCAAGGAAGAGTTCGGCCTGTCCGAGCAGTTGCGCGCCGCCGAGCAGGGCGTGTTGCCCGAGGACTTGTTTGACCAACTGGTGGATGCCGTGCCGCCCGGCTCCATGGGGCTGCTGCTGCAACCCTACTGGTCGCCGGGCCTCAAGCACCCGGGGCCCGAAGCCAAGGGCGCCGTGATCGGCTTTAGCGACGTGCACAACCGCGCCCATTTTTACCGCGCCATCCTAGAGGGCCTAGCCTATGCCTTGCGTCAGGGCAAAGAGCGCATCGAGCAGCGCAGCGGCGTGCCGATCACGGCCTTGCGGGTCTCGGGCGGGGGCTCGCAGAGCGACGCCGCGATGCAGCTCACCGCCGACGTGTTTGGGCTGCAAACCGCGCGCCCGCACGTCTACGAGACCTCGGGCTTGGGCGCAGCCATCGACGCCGCCGTGGGCCTGGGGCTGCACCGCGATTTCCCCACGGCCGTGGCCAGCATGACGCGCTTGGGCCGTAGCTTCGAGCCCAACGCCCAGAACCGGCAGATCTACGACGAACTCTACGCCAGCGTGTACTGCCAGATGTACGAGCGCCTGCTGCCGCTGTACCGCGAGATTCAGCGCATTACCAAGCCGAAGCCTTAG
- the rplI gene encoding 50S ribosomal protein L9: MQIILLDKVINLGNLGDVVKVKDGYARNFLIPNGRARRATQAAVAEFEARRVELEKAAEAKLAAAQELAAKLGGVGLKLSQKAGVDGRLFGSVTNHDIADELGRQGFAVNKAQVRMPNGLLKNVGDYTVQVALHTDVVVDVNVSVLGETA, from the coding sequence ATGCAAATCATCCTGCTCGACAAAGTCATCAACCTCGGCAACTTGGGCGATGTGGTCAAGGTCAAAGACGGGTACGCCCGCAACTTCCTCATCCCCAACGGACGCGCCCGCCGCGCCACCCAGGCCGCTGTGGCCGAGTTCGAGGCGCGCCGCGTCGAGCTCGAAAAAGCCGCCGAGGCCAAACTCGCTGCCGCCCAAGAGCTGGCCGCCAAACTGGGCGGTGTGGGCCTGAAGCTATCGCAAAAAGCCGGTGTCGATGGCCGCCTGTTTGGCTCCGTCACCAACCACGACATCGCCGACGAGCTGGGCCGCCAAGGCTTCGCCGTCAACAAGGCCCAAGTGCGCATGCCCAACGGCCTGCTCAAAAACGTGGGCGACTACACGGTGCAGGTGGCTTTGCACACCGACGTGGTGGTCGATGTCAACGTCAGCGTGCTGGGCGAGACCGCTTAA
- the priB gene encoding primosomal replication protein N yields MANPPTTEAQQPPIPPHNPSHNRLHLTATLVGTQPLRYTPAAVPVLDALLEHQSVQIESGQQRQVALQLKAVGFGLMAEALARLPLGTLLDAHGFMAHARNGKGFVLHIQEFKLI; encoded by the coding sequence GTGGCCAACCCGCCGACGACCGAAGCCCAACAGCCTCCAATCCCCCCGCACAACCCCTCGCACAACCGCCTGCACCTCACAGCCACCTTGGTGGGCACCCAGCCGCTGCGCTACACGCCGGCCGCGGTTCCTGTCCTCGATGCGCTGCTCGAGCACCAGTCGGTGCAGATCGAGTCGGGGCAGCAGCGTCAGGTGGCGCTGCAGTTGAAAGCGGTGGGTTTTGGGCTCATGGCCGAGGCGCTGGCCAGGCTCCCGCTGGGGACGCTGCTCGACGCACACGGCTTCATGGCCCACGCCCGCAACGGCAAGGGTTTTGTGCTGCACATTCAAGAATTCAAGCTCATTTAA
- the rpsR gene encoding 30S ribosomal protein S18 encodes MPAPKRFNKDKRPKRNTQSLLFKRKKFCRFTVAGVVEVDYKDVDVLRDFIAENGKIIPARLTGTRAIYQRQVTTAIKRARFLALLPYSDQHRV; translated from the coding sequence ATGCCTGCTCCGAAACGTTTCAATAAAGACAAGCGCCCCAAGCGCAACACCCAGTCGCTTTTGTTCAAGCGCAAAAAGTTCTGCCGTTTCACCGTCGCCGGTGTGGTCGAGGTGGACTACAAAGACGTGGACGTGCTGCGCGACTTCATTGCCGAAAACGGCAAAATCATTCCGGCCCGCCTCACCGGCACCCGCGCCATTTACCAGCGTCAAGTGACCACGGCGATCAAGCGTGCGCGCTTTCTTGCCCTGCTGCCGTACTCCGACCAGCACCGCGTCTAA
- a CDS encoding ATP-binding protein, with amino-acid sequence MNTASLFPRWIEPRIAEALLDTPVVLLAGPRQAGKTTLVRQIAARQGLHYITLDDELTWLSARADPVGMVRNLGRAVIDEVQRAPQLLLAIKKSVDEDRRPGRFLLTGSANLMALPTVADSLAGRMETLSLLPLSQSEIESRSANWIDSAFAGQLLKVERPALGLELVERVLRGGYPEAVARASAKRRRAWARQYLDALILRDVRDVAGIDKLDQLPRFLRALAQTAGQMCNYTQLGAQVGLDGKTAARYLGVFEQMYLLKRVDVWARNRLKRVAKTPKLQFIDAGLLAALLDLSAEEVQRDRTRFGNALETFVFAELLKHTTTAEGDYRLLHYRDADQVEVDVVIENAAGQLVGVEIKAAATVKPSDLRGLKKLASLAGSQFKLGVLLYDGAETLPLGDGIWAVPMSTLWGA; translated from the coding sequence ATGAACACGGCATCCCTTTTCCCGCGCTGGATCGAGCCACGCATCGCTGAAGCGCTGCTCGACACGCCGGTGGTGTTGCTGGCCGGGCCGCGACAGGCCGGCAAGACGACGCTGGTGCGCCAAATCGCAGCGCGGCAGGGCTTGCACTACATCACACTGGACGATGAACTGACATGGTTGTCGGCACGGGCAGACCCGGTGGGGATGGTTCGCAACTTGGGTCGGGCGGTGATCGACGAGGTTCAGCGCGCGCCCCAGCTGCTTTTGGCCATCAAAAAAAGCGTGGACGAAGACCGGCGCCCAGGCCGTTTTTTGCTTACCGGATCGGCCAACTTGATGGCGCTGCCCACCGTGGCCGACTCGCTCGCAGGCCGAATGGAAACCCTGTCGTTGTTGCCTTTGTCGCAGAGCGAGATCGAATCGCGTTCGGCCAACTGGATCGACAGCGCGTTTGCGGGGCAGTTGCTTAAGGTGGAGCGGCCCGCACTGGGCCTAGAGCTGGTGGAGAGAGTGCTGCGCGGCGGCTACCCCGAAGCGGTTGCGCGCGCCTCGGCCAAGCGCCGCCGGGCGTGGGCGCGCCAGTACCTCGACGCCCTCATTTTGCGCGACGTACGCGACGTGGCCGGCATCGACAAGCTCGATCAGCTGCCGCGCTTTCTGCGCGCCCTGGCACAGACGGCGGGCCAGATGTGCAACTACACCCAACTCGGCGCCCAAGTCGGTTTGGACGGCAAGACGGCAGCGCGTTACTTGGGAGTGTTTGAGCAAATGTACCTGCTCAAGCGCGTCGATGTATGGGCGCGCAACCGCCTCAAGCGCGTGGCCAAAACACCCAAGCTGCAGTTCATCGATGCCGGCTTGCTGGCGGCCTTGCTCGACCTGAGCGCCGAGGAGGTGCAGCGAGACCGCACGCGCTTTGGCAACGCGCTCGAGACCTTTGTTTTTGCGGAACTGCTCAAACACACGACCACGGCAGAGGGCGACTATCGCCTGCTGCACTACCGCGACGCCGACCAGGTCGAAGTCGATGTGGTGATCGAAAATGCCGCTGGGCAACTGGTGGGGGTCGAGATCAAGGCTGCCGCCACCGTCAAGCCTAGCGATCTGCGTGGGCTCAAGAAGCTCGCCAGCCTCGCCGGTAGCCAGTTCAAGCTGGGCGTGCTGCTGTACGACGGCGCCGAGACGCTGCCCTTGGGCGATGGAATCTGGGCGGTGCCGATGTCTACGCTGTGGGGGGCGTAG
- the rpsF gene encoding 30S ribosomal protein S6: MRHFEIVMLIHPDQSEQVPAMLERYKGMIAAGGGVIHRIEDWGRRQMAYQINKLSKVHYLCLNIEASQAVMAELDHAFRFNDAVLRHLVVQRKKADTGPSPMMRSVEREEARKSSQQEAA; this comes from the coding sequence ATGCGTCATTTTGAAATCGTCATGCTGATCCACCCGGATCAAAGTGAGCAAGTGCCCGCCATGCTGGAGCGCTACAAGGGCATGATCGCCGCTGGCGGCGGTGTGATCCACCGCATCGAAGACTGGGGCCGGCGCCAAATGGCTTACCAGATCAACAAGTTGTCCAAGGTGCACTACCTGTGCCTGAACATCGAAGCCAGCCAAGCCGTGATGGCCGAGTTGGACCACGCCTTTCGCTTCAACGACGCCGTGTTGCGCCACCTCGTGGTGCAGCGCAAGAAGGCCGACACCGGACCTTCGCCCATGATGCGCTCGGTTGAGCGCGAAGAGGCGCGCAAGTCCAGCCAGCAAGAAGCGGCTTAA
- a CDS encoding RluA family pseudouridine synthase, whose product MTKPIISTPLPNDEAYEADEVPEALAPECRHWLAEAGEHGQRIDRVLVASLPAFSRAWLQNLIGQGALQLNGSLCTKPAHKVRVGDRIEIELRPTAQASAFVPEPMALQPVYEDAHLLVLNKPVGLVVHPAAGHWSGTLLNGLLAHHAGAATLPRAGIVHRLDKDTSGLMVVAKTQPCFDALVRQIALRQVHRVYLALVHGAWRHGPQHTIEQPIGRDPRQRLRMAVLGPEHSGAKPALTHVRPLALGSQCSLLGCKLHTGRTHQIRVHLAWAGHALVADTLYGGPPALGLQRQALHAHQLALRHPVSGEWMCWCSEAPPDLMQALAAAQLQYNDESLWSLDSEPATP is encoded by the coding sequence TTGACGAAACCCATTATATCGACGCCGCTCCCCAACGACGAGGCCTACGAGGCCGATGAGGTCCCTGAGGCGCTCGCGCCCGAGTGCCGCCACTGGCTGGCCGAAGCCGGCGAACATGGCCAGCGCATCGACCGGGTGCTGGTGGCGAGCCTGCCCGCGTTTTCACGTGCGTGGCTGCAAAACCTGATCGGGCAGGGGGCCTTGCAGCTCAACGGCAGCCTGTGCACCAAGCCGGCGCACAAGGTGCGCGTGGGCGACCGCATCGAGATCGAGCTGCGCCCCACCGCCCAAGCCAGCGCCTTTGTGCCCGAGCCCATGGCGCTGCAGCCGGTCTATGAGGACGCGCACCTGCTGGTGCTCAACAAGCCGGTGGGTTTGGTGGTGCATCCGGCGGCCGGTCACTGGAGCGGCACCTTGCTCAATGGCTTGCTGGCGCACCACGCGGGCGCGGCCACTTTGCCGCGTGCAGGCATCGTGCACCGGCTCGACAAAGACACCAGCGGCCTGATGGTGGTGGCCAAAACGCAGCCCTGCTTTGATGCCTTGGTGCGCCAGATCGCGCTGCGCCAGGTGCACCGGGTCTATCTGGCGCTGGTGCACGGGGCTTGGCGGCATGGGCCGCAGCACACGATCGAGCAGCCCATCGGGCGCGACCCGCGCCAGCGCTTGCGCATGGCGGTGCTCGGGCCCGAGCACTCGGGCGCCAAACCGGCCTTGACCCATGTGCGGCCGCTGGCCCTGGGCAGCCAGTGCAGCTTGCTGGGCTGCAAGCTGCACACCGGTCGCACGCACCAGATCCGGGTGCATTTGGCGTGGGCCGGGCACGCGCTGGTGGCCGATACCCTGTATGGCGGCCCGCCGGCGCTGGGTTTGCAGCGCCAGGCCTTGCACGCGCATCAGCTGGCTTTGCGCCATCCGGTGAGCGGGGAATGGATGTGCTGGTGCAGCGAAGCCCCGCCCGACCTGATGCAGGCGCTGGCGGCGGCGCAGCTCCAATACAATGACGAATCTTTGTGGTCGCTCGACAGCGAGCCCGCCACCCCATGA